A stretch of DNA from Lycium ferocissimum isolate CSIRO_LF1 chromosome 4, AGI_CSIRO_Lferr_CH_V1, whole genome shotgun sequence:
cattttatgttttgttattttgcttgaaaagtaaatcatagattacccaaaaaaaagttAATCATAGTAAACGCTACAGTGCGTAAAGCATAGGCTGAGAATAATTCACGGATAAAGTTAATCAATAATAGTAATGTAATTGCGACATCTATTGATAATCATAACCTTGATGAGTCTATACATTTACCTTTTTAGAAATTccaatttaataaattttggCGTGCTCAAGTGAAGTCCATTTGATTTGACTACTTCATTCACTAATTGAATCAAGATTAGCAAATATTGACTAAAAGTAATAAAAATATCTATTGTATTAAAGAAATCATGTTATATAATTCTAGAGTAAAAGGTGTTTCAAAATGTATATTAAAAACAACAAATTATGTCAATAGTTTGGTTATTAGTCAGCAAATCATGTCTAAGAAAGTCTTGTCTGCGTATAAAAGACttctcaaattaaacaaatATATAGTTTGTTAACTATGATTTGCTTGTTTGAATGAGAAAATTATAAGAAGTTAATTACCTATTTTTTGTCTTAATTTCTAAAACAGACTTTGAATTCAAAGTAAACATTTGAAAATTCTCAGCAATTTTAAGTTTGGACAACTATAGTTAATAACTATCTTCTCCGTCGTTGCAAGATAGTGACACTTTTCCTTTTTCGATAGTCAGTTTGATTAATTTTAAAGTTGAATTAGAATTAAATCAACTTAATATCTTAAagttaaaatttagatattaaaaCTTATAGCAAACTAGTATAAGTTGCACTTCTTCCATatcaatatgatgaaaaaaatataatttaaaatattagtcaAAGTTCACATAATTTGAATCCGCAGAACCAAAAAATGACTAATAATTTGGGATAGATGGAGGAACATTTATCCGAATTTCAAACACAAATTTTCAGTATTAAAATTAAGATCTTTTGAGAATTTCCAACTAGTTATTCTTCTAACTAAATAGTTTGCAGTGACTAGTAATACATGTTTGATAAGGGTTTATAGTCTAGTAATATCGGCGGGAGTAGTTTCACACAATATGAATAGGTTCCATTTGAATTACCCCTTTCTCttataatttcttctttttgatcTCCGGAGTAGATGgacaaaaattttggaaaagaaaaaaaaaattgttccaacaagtcaagATTCAAGAGTTCATTACACAATGAGACGCGTAAGTTAGGCGCATGTCGCATTCAATCCGTTTAAATGAAGAAAAGTAAGGGGATGAGATTATTATTTACGAAATTTCAGACGGTATGCCAGTTTATTGAGTTTCCACGTCCGTGGGTGGATGATGAGTTATTCGGTTTTGGGCAatcttcatctcatgagataacTTCTATTAAATTTATTCCCAAAATCCATTTTCTTGTCATAGTATCAGAGTCAGTCACATCCCGTTCATAATTTATCTTAGTGGCCCATCTTATATTGTCCACGCTTCAAATGTCCTCTTTTGAGCGTGCGGGATCAACGAGTGATGAGTTATACTTACCCTCCGAGATTTCTTGATTATAAAACAAGAGAAGAATAAATTACCCAAAATGCACGCTACAATAAGTTATACTACTCAAGATACCAAAATGAGTTACACTTACCCTCCGAGATTTCTTGATTataaaacaaagagaaaactGCATTACCCAAGATGCACTCTAGAATAAATTACAGTAGTACTCTACATAACTACATTTTAATataatcttttattttattatttccaTTAAAAAAAGCATACTAGCATATCGAAAAAGACTCAATAACCTTGAGTCATTCTTAACTACCACAAATGGTCCCAAAAGCAAACCCCACGAGGATAGACGAAATTGGGGAATTCTTGATTTTCTGTCCAGTCCTCTATAGTCTGCTTGACTTCTAATCCACACCCCATAATTCTCAAGATTATAAATAGGTAAATTCActcactcatttcttcattGTTTCTTAGACTCACCAAAAGATTTGGCTAAAaagtttgcattttttttttttgagttttttttcccccaaagtctaagttaaaaaaaaagaaagatggatttTGTTTTTATACCTCAAAGGAAGCAACTTTTTGAGAACCCCATTTGTGGAAAACTTGTAAAACCCAAATTAGAGATGTTTATCAATAATGGGTATCTTCCTGATTGGTTCTTGATTGAAGTTTTATCAAGATTGCCTTTAAAATGTGTTTTTAGGTACAAATGTGTGTCAAAACGATGGCGTTTCTTGATTTCTTCACCTTCTTTTGCTTCCCTTTATATTTCTAGAGCTTCTTTATTACCACAACCTTGGACTATTCTTACTAACACTCTTTATGTAAAGGGTGTTAACTATTTAGTTCAGTCATTTTTGCCTGACTTGTTCGTCGATAATATGTTACATACAAGATTTAGTACAATTCCTTTCCCTTATATTGTTCGCCCTGAGGGCAAACAATATAAGATTGTAGCAGTTAGTGATGGGCTAGTATTGTATGTTCGTGATATGGGTGTTGAAGTAAGTGATTATCACATTTACAATGCTATTACGGGGCATTGTGTTGCTCTTCCTCGAACTTCCACACGTTTTGGATATGTTAGTACAGGATTTTTAACGAAATCTGAAGGGGGGTCTCTGACGAGCTATAAAGTAGTGAGATTCGATTGTCAGTTTGGCGAGTCGTATATGCTCAAGTTTGAAGTATTCTCGTCCGAGACTGGACGTTGGAGGAAAGTTGTCGTGCATATGGATCGAGCAATTGAAATCGTGTGGCTCAGGAGGCCTGTCGCTCTGAATGGGAAGCTACATTGGATTGTTCGTCGTCATGGGATTTTGGCATTTGATCCTTTTAGTAACATCAATCAATGTCGCGTAATTGGACTTCCTGCTGATATTGATGAGCAATGCATTGATGCTAGAAATAATGGAATTCCTGTTTTGCTTGACGTTCATCAGGGTCGGTTGAGGTATACTGAGGTGTCCGTTAAGCCTGTATATCCCTTTGGATTTTCGGGCTTTTCTGTTTGGGTTCTTGATGAGTATGACTCTTCAAGTTGGATTCTGCAGCACAGGGTGAAGATCCGGGACATCTCATTCGAAGATTGTTTAATTAGCAAAGCGTTAAATGGGATCATTCCTACTCCGATCGCCTTCCATCCGCTTGATGCCAACGTATTTTACCTTGGTTTTGGGGACACTGTCGTCTCATATGATATGAAAACATTAAAATTGAATGCCCTTGTTGATCCAGCTGGCATTCGAAGTAGCCTTAAAGGAACGCCTTGCTGGTCATCAGCGTTCGTGTTGACGCTTCCTCCATGGCCAATTTCTCTTCCTAgtataagaaagaaaaagtaagcAAATGCTGATGGTTTCTGTGTATTGATAAACTAATAAAGGGCTGCTTGCTCTCCAGTCATTTAGTTTAGAAACATTTTCTTTTACTGATCATTTCTGTAGTGGCCTAATGGCACAAGATTCCTCGTGCTTTAACGTGCTGCTGAGTATATTTGCATGCTATTCATAGTGTATTCTTAATTTCCTTGCttgttcttttttattgaattttgtCATGGTTCTTTCCCCGACGTGCTACTAGTACTTTTAATGCACCAAGTGAACGGGCAATAGAACTTTTGGTTTCCTATTTCTTGCATAGTCAGTGGCTTTTCAATGCTGCAAAACTGTTTTTTTGTGGATTGTCTTTCAGGTCCCAAATAacattaatgttgtttaatcttctcaaatatggatgttacaaTTTTTTGCTCCTTTTCTGGATTATGTTAGTAGCTTGTAACAATTTTGTTTACTTTTTGGACTATATTAGTATTAGGTATTTTAATGAGCATATACTATCCCATATTGAGAAACACGTTTGCTGTTAGCTGCTTTCTGTTTAAAACCTGAACGAGAGCCTTGGAACAACGGTAAAGTTGTCTCTGTGTAATCTATAGGTCATGGGTCCGTGCCATGAAATCAGCCAATCATACTTGCATCAGGGTAAACTACCTGCATCACACCCCTTGGGTGCTTACCTTACCTAAACACGCGATGCTTCGTCCACGGGGCTGCCCTTTCTGTTTAAGATGTGATGAATTGTTACCTCACATCACTTAGCAGTTAGCACTGACTGGGCGTTCTTTTAGTTGTCACATGTGATTCTCTGTTCTATTAAGTTCCGTTAACAACTTTAATAGTCGTAACTAGTTGAAGATTGTAGACTGTACACTTGTAGGAGTGGTTGAAACTCCGATGTGATGTCCGAGAGAACATCACATCTGAGTTTTCAAACTTGAGTAGTTAAAATGAATTTGAATCTTGGAAGTTATAAATATTGGTTACGTGAGGTCAAACATTTTGACATATCCGAAAATGAAAAGCGTGCCTTAGAAAGTAACTTGATTCATTTTGCCTTCGAATTTTCTTCATGTTTGGTGATTGAAGGTTAGCTAATAGATAAAATATTTCGGTACTTGGTCCTTAGTGTTTCCTTTGGAAGTAAGATTTAGAATAACATCATCtaaagaaaattttgaggaaTATATGTTTCCGTTGTAGATTTGAATCCCACTGTTAAGTGATCATTCATTATGATCAGAACTGGAACACACCCAGTTCTCTAGCAAATACAACTCTTTTGATCATTTCGTGCAGTAGTATCCGGGTAATGCTAAATTTGTTTCAATCTGTGCTTTATAAATTGCTTCGGCACACATATATTCTCATCATCTTTGGTAAAATCAAATCTACTGTAAAGTCGTTCATACCCAACTCTACCATATTAACCATCTTATCTCAAAGTTGCAAAAGTCATCTCATCTGTATTTCCTCTTAGTATGAGAAAGCTTGGTCGACATCTAGTTCATTTATCAATCAGATTTTGAAAGTTATCTTTGAGGAGGTTTCTCAAGATTCCTAAATGTTTACGTAACGAATATTTTACTCATGCTCCTTTAAGTTCTTTAAATTCCGTGGGTGGTGTAGCTACCGAGATCAATGCAGTCAAGTGCTTGTGGATGGTGGACCGCTCGCTAATGAATACCAAGAAACGACATAATTTGGGATAGATGGAGGAACATTTATCCAAATTTTAAACACAAATTTTCAGTATTAAAATTCAAATCTTTTGAGAATTTCCAACAAATTATTCTTCTAATTAAATAGTTTGCAGTGACTAGTAATACGTGTTTGATAAGGGCTTATAGTCTCGTAATATCGGCGGAAGTATTTTCACACAATATGAATAGGTTCCATTTGCATTACCCCTTTCTCttataatttcttctttttgatcTCCAGAGTAGATGGacaaaaaattttggaaaagaaaaaaaaaatgttccaaAGAAATCGAGATTCAAGAGTTCATTACACTATGAGTCTATGAGACGTGTAAGTTAGGCGCATGTTGCATTCAATCCGTTTAAATGAAGAAAAGTAAATGGATGAGATTATTATCTACGAAATTTCAAACAGCCCACGTCCGTGGGTGGATGATGAGTTATTCGGTTTTGGGCAATCTTCACCTCATGAGATAACTTCTATTAAATTTAGGCCCAAAATCCATTTTCTTGTCATAGTATCAGAGTCAGTCACATCCCGATTCGTAATTTATCGATCTTAGTGGCCCATCTTATATTATCCACGCTTCAAATGTCCTTTTTTGGGCGTGCGGGATCAACCAGCGATGAGTTATACTTACCCTCCGAGATATCGTGATTATAAAACAAGAGAGGTCTACATTACCAAAGATGCACAGTACAATAAATTATACTACTCAAGATACCAAAATTAGTTACACTTATTCCGAGATTTCTTGATTACAAAACAACAGAAAACTGCATTACCAAAGATGCACTCTACAATAAATTATAGTAGTACTCTCTACATAACTACATTTTAATatagtctttaattttattatttccaTTAGAAAAAAGCATACTAGCATATCGAAAAAGACTCAATAAACTTGAGTCATTCTTAACTACCACAAATGGACACAAAAGCAAACCCCACGAGAATAGACGAAATTGGGGAATTCTTGATTATCTGTTAAATTCTACAAGTTCTCAATAGTCTGCTTGACTTCTAATCCACACCCCATAATTCTCAATTCTATAAATGGGTAAATTCactttactcatttcttcattatttCTTAGACTCACCAAAAGATTTGGCTAAAaagtttgcatttttttttgtgtttttttcttcttccaaagtcTAAGCTAAAAAACAGATGGATTTTGTGTTTATACCTTAAAGGAAGCAACTTTTTGAGAACCCCATTTGTGGAAAACTTGTAAAACCCAAATTAGATATGTTTTTCAACAATGGGTATCTTCCTGATTGGTTCTTGATTGAAGTTTTATCAAGATTGCCTTTAAAATGTGTTTTTAGGTACAAATGTGTATCAAAACGATGGCGTTTCTTGATTTCTTCACCTTCTTTTGCTTCCCTTTATATTTCTAGAGCTTCTTTATTACCACAACCTTGGACTATTCTTACTAACACTCTTTATGTAAAGGGTGTTAACTATTTAGTTCAGTCATTTTTGCCTGACTTGTTCGTCGATAATAGGTTACATACAAGATTTAGTACAATTCCTTTCCCTCAGGGCGAACAATATCATATTGTAGCAGTTAGTGATGGGCTAGTATTGTATGATCGTGATATGAGTGTTGAAGTAAGTGATTATCACATTTACAATGCTATTACGGGGCATTGTGTTGCTCTCCTCGAACTTCCACACGTTTTGGATATGTTAGTACGGTTTTTAACGAAATCAAGGGGGGTCTCGATGAGCTATAAAGTAGTGAGATTCGATTGTCAGTTTGGCGAGTCGTATATGCTCAAGTTTGAAGTATTCTCGTCCGAGACTGGACGTTGGAGGAAAGTTGTCGTGCATATGGATCGAGCAATTGAAATCGTGTGGCTCGAGGCCTGTCGCTGCCGAATGGGAAGCTACATTGGATTGATCGTCATCATGGGATTTTGGCGTTTGATCCTTTTAGTAACATCAATCAATGTCGCGTAATTGGACTTCCTGCTGATATTGATGAGCAATGCATTGATGCTAGAAATAATGGAAGTCCTGTTTTGCTTGACGTTCACCAGGGTCGGTTGAGGTATACTGAGGTGTCCGTTAAGCCTGTATATCCCTTTGGATTTTCGGGCTTTTCTGTTTGGGTTCTTGATGAATATGACTCTTCAAGTTGGATTCTGCAGCACAGGGTGAAGATCCGGGACATCTCATTCGAAGATTGTTTACTTAGCAAAGCGTTAAATGGGATCATTCCTACTCCGATCGCCTTCCATCCGCTTGATGCCAACGTATTTTACCTTGGTTTTGGGGACACTGTCGTCTCATATGATATGACAACATTAAAATTGAATGCCCTTGTCGATCCAGCTGGCATTCGAGGTAGCCTTAAAGGAACACCTTGCTGGTCATCAGCGTTCGTGTTGACGCTTCCTCCATGGCCAATTTCTCTTCCTAgtataagaaagaaaaagtaagcAAATGCTGATGGTTTTTGTGTATTGATGAACTAATAAAGAGCTGCTTGCTCTCCAGTCATTTAGTTTAGCAACATTTTCTTTTACTGATCATTTCTGCAGTGGCCTAATGGCACAAGATTCCTCGTGCTTTAACGTGCTGCTGAGTAGATTTGCATGCTATTCATAGTGTATTCTTAATTTccttgcttcttcttttttattgaattttgtCGTGGTACTTTCCCCGACATGTTACTAGTACTTTAAATGCGAACGGGCAATAGAACTTTTGGTTTCCTATTACTTGCATAGTCAGTGGCTTTTCAATGCTGCAAAACTAATTTTTTGTGGATTGTCTTTCAGGTCTGAAATAacattaatgttgtttaatctTCTCCAATATGGATGTTACAATTTTTTGCTCCTTTTCTGGATTATACTAGCTTGTAATAATTTTGTTTACTTTCTGGACTATATTAGTACTAGGTATTTTAATGAGCATATACTATCCCATATTGAGAAACACGTTTGCTGTTAGCTGCTTTCTGTTTAAAACCTGAACGAGAGCCTTGGAGCAACGGTAAAGTTGTCTCTGTGTAATCTATAGGTCATGGGTCCGTGCCATGAAATCAGCCAATCATGCTTGCATCAGGGTAAACTACCTGCATCACACCCCTTGGGTGCTGACCTTACCTAAACACGCGATGCTTCGTCCACGGGGCTGCCCTTTCTGTTTAAGATGTGATGAATTGTTACCTCACATCAGTTAGCAGTTAGCACTGTCTGGGCATTCTTTTAGTTGTCACAAGTGATACTCTGTTCTATTAAGTTCCGTTAACAACTTTAATAGTCGTAACTAGTTGAAGATTGTAGACTGGACACTTGTAGGAGTGGTTGAAACTCCGATGTGATGTCCGAGAGAACATCACATCTGAGTTTTCAAACTTGAGTAGTTAAAATGAATTTGAATCTTGGAAGTTATAAATATTGGTTACGTGAGGTCAAACATTTTGACATATCCGAAAATGAAAAGCGTGCCTTAGAAAGTAACTTGATTCATTTTGCCTTCGAATTTTCTTCATGTTTGGTGATTGAAGGTTAGCTAATAGATAAAATATTTCGGTACTTGGTCCTCAAAATATTTCGGTGATTGAAGGTTTGCTTTTGGAAGTAAGATTTAGAATAACATCATCtaaagaaaattttgaggaaTATATGTTTCCGTTGTAGATTTGAATCCCACTGTTAAGTAGTCATTCATTATGATCGGAACTGGAACACACCCAGTTCTCTAGCAAATACAACTCTTTTGATCATTTCATGCCGTAGTATTCGAGTAATGCTAAATTTGCTTCAGTCTGTGCTTTATAAATTGCTTCGACACAAAATGAGAAATGACCTCTTCAATGCATATATGGTTGTAAGTTTACATATATTCTCATCATCTTTGGTAAAATCAAGTCTACTGTAAAGACGTTTATACACAACTCTACCACATTAACCATCTTTCAAAGTTGCAAAGTTTGTCACATTGATAAGTCATCTCGTCTGCATTTTCTCTTAGAACTTTGGTTTCCTGTTTCTTCCATAGTGGCTTTTCAGTGCTGCAAAACTGTTTTTTTGGACTGTCTTTCAGGTCTCAAaaagattaatgttgtttaatcttctcaaatatggatgttacaaTTTTTTGCTCCTTTTCTGAAATAGTAGATATTTTAATGAGCATACTATACCGTATCGAGAAACACGTCTGTTTTTGTTGTTGACAGACTTTTGTTTAAGACAAGAAGGAGAATTTGAAGGATTTTAAGTTGAGTTCatcttagattttttttttttttcaaaaaagatgcAAAAGTGCATTTAGTAGGGTTCGATCCCACAACCTTAAGGGATTAAACGCATCACTTAACTAGTGCTCCATTCAGTCCAgtttgaccatgtgttccttCACTTAATATTcgatatattttaagaattatatacataatataccgagtttAGTCGGGTGACCATGGTTTCACGTGACCCATTTTTTATACATGGATTCGCCCCTGCTTGGAGCAACGGTAAAGCTATCTTCGTGTGACCCATAGGTTACAGGTTTGAACCATTGAATCGGCTATCGATGCTTGCATCAGGGTGTAGGCTAGCTACATTGCATCCCTTGGGGTGAGGCTCTTCCCCAGATCTTGCATCAACGCAGGATGCTCTTTGTAGTCAAGACCTGATCAATGCTACCTCACAGAACCCAGCGCTGTCTGTGTATTTTCTTAGTTGTCACATGTGTTACACTGGTACTCTGTTCTCAACTTATGATTGAAACTAGTTGAAGCTTGTAGACTGTAGACTTCTAGAAAAGAAACATCACATCGGAGTTTCAAACTTTAGTTAAAATGAGTTTTGAATTTTCAGAAGTTACAAAAATTGGTTACACGTGGTCAATCGTTTGGAGATATTCCAAATTGAAAGAGTGGCATGTAAAATACGTCGATTCATTTTGCCtttgaattttcttcattttttggtGATTGAGAAGGTTAGCTAAAAGACAAACTATTTTGGTAATTGGTCCTTAGTGTTTACTTTGGAAGATTGAGAATAACATCATCTAAAGAAATTGCGAATCTTGCTAAGTCAAAAACATTAGGTGATCTCTTCCCGACTGTCCAAGGCGTGATGAACACTGGACAGAGTTACTTCATACCTTATGGAAGGTAGCAAGTACCCTTTAGAATTAGTTGAAGTGCGCGCAAGCTATGTTTattaaagaaagaagagaaagtcgAGCCTTTTGCTCTGCATAGGGCGTCAACTAAGTGATAAATGGCAGAATCTATTCCTAAATGTCTATATAACAAATACTTTGGAGTGTTTGTGGAAGCTCGCTAATGAGTACCATGTCTTTCTATTGAACTAGAGTCGTCTTCGTTGGGCATCAATGATCCCGGTAgctagtggcggagccaggattccgccaaggggttcaaaatataaaaaaagtaaacatacgatgCAAGGGGTTCAACGtctaatatatgtacataaaaaataattttagcgCTTAAAAATAGTGTTTTTTTCCGTAGGGGTTCGGATGACACCCGGCGTAGTGTACTCCGCCACTACCGGTAGCCATGTCTAAAGCGTGACGGACCGAGTCAAATCGTTCCAGATACGGCATCAATTAAGTGATAAATAGAGGAATTTAATCCTAAATATTTATGTAACAAATACTTTAGAGTGCTTGTAGATGCTCGCTTTTGAGTACCACATCTTTTCATACAAGTAGAGTCGTCTTCATGAATCACGGGGCATCAATATTCTTGATGGCGATGTCCAAAGTGTGATGGGCCGACAAACTgaatagtgaagaaaatatgcCATTCAGCATGGACAAGTACTTTATAGCCTGACATTATTCTTCCtcgtttttattatttttccatcAACACTTGCCTAAGATAACGTAATGTAATGGACAACGAAAAATACTTAGCTTACACCGAATGTACTTTATTAAAATCAATGAAAACATGATATCTGTTTTttttattgtacttgttttgTTTAACTATACATACTCTTATCTGAATTTGTCACTTAACCATAATATACTAATATGATTTGATGTAAACAAAGGGTGCGGACAAACATTGTGGAGCTAAGGTACCGGAGGCGTGTTCGTACAAATCCCCTTCGTTGAAAAACActgtatatacattatatttttatatgtatatagttgAATCCGCTTACCTTTTTtgtatgtttatttatttatattttgaattctcttagtgaaaatcctggctccgctaATATTAAGTTacttccaaaaaaataataattcaatatCCAGCCTAAAACAAGAAAGTGCAAAGTTCAAAATTTCTTCTGTTTTTCCCTGGCCGTCAATGACTAAAGTTGCATGCTAATATACATTAGTCTTTATCTGGTAAGACATTAGCAGCCAATTATTCtcatttgaaagttgaaacaaaatgaaaacattgtcctctatttttattttattttttggttttggggGTGGGGTGTTTAAAAGT
This window harbors:
- the LOC132053247 gene encoding putative F-box protein At3g28280, which encodes MDFVFIPQRKQLFENPICGKLVKPKLEMFINNGYLPDWFLIEVLSRLPLKCVFRYKCVSKRWRFLISSPSFASLYISRASLLPQPWTILTNTLYVKGVNYLVQSFLPDLFVDNMLHTRFSTIPFPYIVRPEGKQYKIVAVSDGLVLYVRDMGVEVSDYHIYNAITGHCVALPRTSTRFGYVSTGFLTKSEGGSLTSYKVVRFDCQFGESYMLKFEVFSSETGRWRKVVVHMDRAIEIVWLRRPVALNGKLHWIVRRHGILAFDPFSNINQCRVIGLPADIDEQCIDARNNGIPVLLDVHQGRLRYTEVSVKPVYPFGFSGFSVWVLDEYDSSSWILQHRVKIRDISFEDCLISKALNGIIPTPIAFHPLDANVFYLGFGDTVVSYDMKTLKLNALVDPAGIRSSLKGTPCWSSAFVLTLPPWPISLPSIRKKK